ACCAGGAAACGCTGCGCCGCCTCGGCCACGACGGCTGGCGCGAGTGGATGCGCCGGCCGGGCGACGACGTCTGACGCGTCGCGCGACGGCCGGCTAGCGCGCGGCAGACGGGCCGCGCGTCAGCCCACGTCAGTCCGCGGCCGGCTCGACGGCCTCGTCGGCCGCCGCTGCGGGTGCCGGCGCGAAGAAGCGTTCATTCAGTTCGGCAAGCCCGAACATGCCGAGGATCTCGTTCAGCCGCTCGCCCGGCTTCCGGCGCGGCAGGTTCTTGTACTGCGCGATGATCAGCTCGTTCTTCATCGAATGCTCCCAGCCGACCAGCTCGGTCACGCTGACCTGGTAGCCGTGCGCCTCGAGCTGCAGGCAGCGCAGCACGTTGGTGATCTGGCTGCCGAATTCGCGCGTATGCAGCGGATGCCGCCACACTTCCGTCAGCGCGTTCGCGAGCGACTTGCCCTTGTTCTTGCGCAGCACGCCCGCGACTTCCGCCTGACAGCACGGCACCAGCACGATGTGCTGCGCACGCTTCGCGAGCGCGAAGCGGATCGCGTCGTCGGTCGCCGTGTCGCATGCATGCAGCGCGGTGACGACGTCGACCGTTTCCGGCAGCTTCGGCGACGTGATCGAATCGGCGACCGACAGGTTCAGGAACGACATGCCGCCGAACCCGAGCCGCGCCGCGAGTTCGGCGGAACGCGTGACGAGCTCCTCGCGCGTCTCGATCCCGTACACGTGCGACGCGAACGCCGGCGTGCCGTGCCCCGGCTGCTGCTTGAAGAACAGGTCGTACAGGATGAAGCCGAGATACGACTTGCCGGCGCCGTGATCGACGAGCGTCACGGCGTCCTTGTCGGCCTGCACGCTCGCGAGCAGCGGCTCGATGAACTGGAACAGGTGATAGACCTGCTTCAGCTTGCGGCGGCTGTCCTGGTTCAGCTTGCCGTCGCGGGTCAGGATGTGCAGTTCCTTCAGCAGCTCGACGGACTGCTCCGGACGGATTTCGTAGGTCTTGTTCGACATCGTGAAGCGGCGCCGGGCCACGGTCGGTCGACCACGGCCCGGCGACGGGAATTCGTGAGGAATAGCGATAGTTTACCGAAAATACGCGATCAGGCCCGCGCGCCAAGCCGCCAGAGCGACGTCACCTCGGCGCGGCGCGCCGCGTACAGCGGATCGTCCGCGTCGGCCGACTTCGGGTGCGCGGGGCGGATGTCTTCGCGGCCGAGCACGACGAGACCGGCTGCGTCGATCCATTGCAGCAGCGACTCGCGCGGCCGCAGGCCGAGATGCTCGGCGAAATCGGACAGGATCAGCCAGCCTTCGCCGCCCGGTTCGAGATGGTCGGCGAGCCCGGCGAGGAAACCGCGCAGCATGCGGCTGTCGGGATCGTAGACCGCGTATTCGATCGGCGCGCTCGGACGGGCCGGCACCCACGGCGGGTTGCAGACGACGAGCGGCGCGCGGCCGGCCGGAAACAGGTCGGCCTCGACGACGTCGACGCGCTCGGCATGACCAAGCCGCGCGACGTTCTCGCGGGCGCACGCGAGCGCGCGCGGATCCTGGTCGGTCGCGACGATTCGCTCGACGCCGCGCGACGCGAGCACGGCCGCGAGCACGCCGGTGCCCGTGCCGATGTCGAACGCGAGCGACGTCGCGGGCAGCGGCGTGCGCGCGACGAGTTCGACGTATTCGCCGCGCACCGGCGAGAACACGCCGTAATGCGGATGGATCGGCGCGCCGCCGAGCGCCGGAATCGGCACGCCCTTCTTGCGCCATTCGTGCGCACCGACGAGGCCGAGCAGTTCGCGCAGCGACACGACCGACGGCGCGCCGCCCGGGCCGTACGCTTCCTCGCACGCGGCGCGCACGTCGGGCGCGCGGCGCAGCGGGATCGTGTAGTCGGCGTCGAGCGGAATCAGCAGCATCCCGAGCGTGCGGGCGCGCTGCGATTGCGCGAGCCGGTGCAGGTTGAAGGCTTCGACGCCGGCCGCGGCCTTCGCCTTCTTCGGCTTGCGTTCGACGCGGCGCGCCATCGCCTGCACGAGCTGGCGCGCATTCTGGAAGTCGCCCTGCCAGACCAGCGCGGTGCCCTCGCAGGCGAGGCGGTACGCCGCGTCGGCGGTGAGGCGGTCGTCGGCGGACACCGCGCGCTTGGGCGGCTGCACGCCGGCTTCGGAACGCCAGCACACGGCATGTTCGGCGCCATCGGCGTCGGTCCAGTGGAAAACGGGGAAATCGGTCACGCGAGCTCGGCTACGGTTGGCTTCAGACAGGCGGCGCTCCTGTATTGCGCCGCGCGGACCACACCATACCGCGCTTTGCCCGTGCGGCAAAGCGCGGGTTCCCCCCCCTTTCGGCGGGTGCGACCGGTGCGCCGCCTACCCGCCCCATCCCGGCATCGCCGGCATGCGCAACGTGCCCGCATCGCTGAAATGCACGGTGCCGAGCACCCCGCCCGCGAGCCGGCCGCGCAGCGCGTACGGCAACTCGCCGTTCGCGGCCGCGCCGGGCAGGTTCCAC
This window of the Burkholderia cepacia GG4 genome carries:
- a CDS encoding class I SAM-dependent methyltransferase, which encodes MSNKTYEIRPEQSVELLKELHILTRDGKLNQDSRRKLKQVYHLFQFIEPLLASVQADKDAVTLVDHGAGKSYLGFILYDLFFKQQPGHGTPAFASHVYGIETREELVTRSAELAARLGFGGMSFLNLSVADSITSPKLPETVDVVTALHACDTATDDAIRFALAKRAQHIVLVPCCQAEVAGVLRKNKGKSLANALTEVWRHPLHTREFGSQITNVLRCLQLEAHGYQVSVTELVGWEHSMKNELIIAQYKNLPRRKPGERLNEILGMFGLAELNERFFAPAPAAAADEAVEPAAD
- a CDS encoding methyltransferase — encoded protein: MTDFPVFHWTDADGAEHAVCWRSEAGVQPPKRAVSADDRLTADAAYRLACEGTALVWQGDFQNARQLVQAMARRVERKPKKAKAAAGVEAFNLHRLAQSQRARTLGMLLIPLDADYTIPLRRAPDVRAACEEAYGPGGAPSVVSLRELLGLVGAHEWRKKGVPIPALGGAPIHPHYGVFSPVRGEYVELVARTPLPATSLAFDIGTGTGVLAAVLASRGVERIVATDQDPRALACARENVARLGHAERVDVVEADLFPAGRAPLVVCNPPWVPARPSAPIEYAVYDPDSRMLRGFLAGLADHLEPGGEGWLILSDFAEHLGLRPRESLLQWIDAAGLVVLGREDIRPAHPKSADADDPLYAARRAEVTSLWRLGARA